The following are from one region of the Treponema denticola genome:
- the lysS gene encoding lysine--tRNA ligase: MSNEKKLLHWADQAAEKIIRERGDLDVYTCASGITPSGTVHVGNFREIISVDLVVRALRSRGKNVRFIYSWDDYDVFRKVPANMPKPEVLEKYLRYPITMVPDTFERDENYARHHEHDVEAVLPRVGIHPEYLYQAERYQKGMYAEGMKKALDNREDLKDILNTYRDESHKITEEYWPVSVFCTACNKDTTKIESWDNDWTLKYSCECGHCEAVDLRKAKSVKLGWRVDWPMRWAFEKTVFEPAGKDHHSQGGSFDTASLVSDRIYNWPAPVSFRYDFIGLKGVPGKMASSKGKVVSLAEVLEVYQPEVARYLFAGTRPNTEFVISFDLDVIKIYEDYDKTERIAWKAEKAKNDETFEKEYRIYELSQIDGMPECISYQIPFRHLCNLLQINSGDIEAVIKGLPDVKPAQVDRLRTRAECAWNWITDGGAPEEFKFALRADGSKAELSEPETKAIKTIRDSLLPKMDAMDEKTFSTALYDAAKECGLEPKQMFVAVYQALVSKDQGPRLAGFMKTIGKERLEKIFKDY; encoded by the coding sequence ATGTCAAATGAAAAGAAATTATTACATTGGGCGGATCAGGCTGCCGAAAAAATCATAAGAGAGAGGGGAGACCTCGATGTTTATACCTGTGCGTCCGGTATTACGCCTTCGGGAACAGTTCATGTAGGAAATTTCCGCGAAATTATTTCCGTCGATTTGGTTGTGAGGGCTTTGCGCTCCCGCGGAAAAAACGTGCGCTTTATTTATTCTTGGGACGACTATGACGTATTCCGCAAGGTTCCCGCAAATATGCCCAAGCCCGAAGTTTTGGAAAAATACCTCCGTTATCCGATTACGATGGTTCCAGATACATTTGAGAGGGATGAAAACTATGCCCGTCATCACGAGCATGATGTAGAAGCCGTATTGCCCCGCGTCGGAATTCACCCCGAATATCTTTATCAGGCCGAACGCTATCAAAAGGGAATGTATGCCGAAGGAATGAAAAAAGCCTTGGATAACAGGGAAGATCTTAAAGACATTTTAAATACTTACCGAGATGAGTCTCATAAAATTACCGAAGAATACTGGCCCGTTTCCGTTTTTTGTACAGCCTGTAATAAAGACACAACAAAGATAGAATCATGGGACAATGACTGGACTCTTAAATATTCTTGCGAATGCGGACATTGTGAAGCCGTGGATCTGCGTAAGGCAAAATCTGTAAAGCTGGGCTGGAGGGTTGACTGGCCCATGCGCTGGGCTTTTGAAAAAACCGTTTTTGAGCCGGCCGGAAAGGATCATCATTCACAAGGAGGTTCCTTTGATACTGCAAGCTTGGTTTCCGACCGCATTTATAATTGGCCTGCTCCCGTAAGTTTCCGATATGATTTTATCGGTTTAAAGGGTGTGCCCGGAAAGATGGCCTCTTCTAAGGGAAAGGTTGTAAGCCTTGCCGAAGTACTCGAAGTTTATCAGCCCGAAGTTGCCCGCTATCTTTTTGCGGGTACAAGGCCCAACACCGAATTCGTTATCAGCTTTGACCTTGATGTAATTAAGATTTACGAGGACTATGACAAAACCGAGCGCATTGCGTGGAAGGCAGAAAAGGCTAAAAACGATGAGACCTTCGAAAAAGAATATAGAATTTATGAGCTTTCTCAAATAGACGGAATGCCTGAGTGTATTTCCTATCAAATTCCTTTTAGGCATTTATGCAATCTTTTACAGATAAATTCGGGCGATATTGAAGCCGTAATCAAGGGGCTTCCCGATGTAAAGCCTGCTCAAGTCGATAGGCTGAGAACCCGTGCCGAATGTGCTTGGAACTGGATCACGGACGGGGGTGCTCCCGAAGAATTTAAGTTTGCTTTAAGAGCTGACGGCTCAAAGGCTGAACTTTCCGAGCCGGAAACAAAGGCGATTAAAACGATAAGGGATTCCCTTTTACCTAAAATGGACGCGATGGACGAAAAGACATTTTCGACAGCCCTTTACGATGCTGCAAAAGAATGCGGCTTGGAACCCAAACAAATGTTTGTTGCCGTTTATCAAGCCCTTGTTTCAAAGGATCAGGGCCCGCGCCTTGCAGGCTTTATGAAAACCATCGGCAAAGAAAGACTGGAGAAAATATTTAAAGATTATTAA
- a CDS encoding Hsp33 family molecular chaperone HslO produces the protein MIDKPITDPVLIEKFKTMHEDGMTVFMLGEGQIRGAFFHGTRFVNKMRVQHNLGILESLALGHASLCGALLIPTMKGRDRIIFRCDTQGPLVGFSVEAFSEGFVRGYLLEDPIRPDRPLETWDLKPLFGEGKISVIRFPEGAREPLTGIVEIKHKNIALDLSEYFLQSEQTVTGFNTGIQFDKEGRIIGAGGMYIQLMPGAEEALIEKAERAFAACPSIGQWFAEGGDREDVIFGLFRDCNPQVLIERKIDFYCPCSEENFRNKLFTLPEKEIADMYENGPEQIELYCHNCGSIYKYPKSILKEKINVH, from the coding sequence ATGATAGATAAACCGATAACCGATCCCGTCTTAATAGAAAAATTTAAAACCATGCACGAAGACGGAATGACGGTCTTTATGCTCGGCGAAGGCCAAATCCGCGGAGCTTTTTTTCACGGAACCCGCTTTGTAAATAAGATGAGGGTGCAGCACAATTTAGGTATTTTAGAAAGCCTAGCCCTCGGCCACGCCTCCCTTTGCGGGGCACTCTTAATTCCGACAATGAAAGGAAGAGACAGAATCATATTTAGATGCGACACCCAAGGCCCCCTTGTAGGCTTTAGTGTAGAAGCCTTCAGCGAAGGCTTTGTAAGGGGCTATCTTTTGGAAGACCCCATAAGACCGGATAGGCCCTTAGAAACGTGGGACCTAAAGCCTCTTTTCGGAGAAGGAAAAATCTCGGTTATCCGTTTTCCTGAAGGTGCCAGAGAACCCTTAACCGGAATCGTCGAGATAAAACACAAAAACATAGCCCTTGACCTATCCGAATATTTTTTACAATCCGAGCAGACGGTAACGGGCTTTAATACAGGCATCCAATTCGACAAGGAAGGAAGAATTATCGGGGCGGGCGGAATGTATATTCAGCTAATGCCCGGAGCCGAAGAAGCCTTGATAGAAAAGGCGGAAAGAGCCTTTGCTGCCTGCCCCTCGATAGGCCAATGGTTTGCAGAAGGCGGAGACAGGGAAGATGTCATCTTCGGCCTTTTCCGTGACTGTAATCCTCAAGTTTTAATCGAAAGAAAGATAGACTTTTATTGTCCCTGCTCGGAGGAAAATTTCCGCAATAAACTTTTTACCCTACCTGAAAAAGAAATTGCAGACATGTACGAAAACGGCCCTGAGCAAATAGAGCTTTATTGCCATAACTGCGGTTCAATCTATAAATATCCCAAAAGTATCTTAAAGGAAAAAATCAATGTACATTAA
- a CDS encoding precorrin-8X methylmutase: protein MYIKKPMEIENKSMDIIEESMKDVTFTEEEKIIAKRMIHTTGDVEYRKIIVFQNNFIESAKRALQKGVTIFTDTKMVLTGINKPALSKTENKLLCLIDDERVFKMSKENGITRSSAAVDLAVQEGAKAFVIGNAPTALFRLLELCEEKKVSPEFIIGVPVGFVGAAESKEALRSSPLPQISTVGTKGGSNVAASIINALLYMMVERE from the coding sequence ATGTACATTAAAAAACCTATGGAAATAGAAAATAAAAGCATGGATATAATTGAAGAAAGCATGAAGGATGTTACTTTTACGGAAGAAGAAAAAATTATAGCCAAGAGGATGATTCACACTACGGGCGATGTCGAGTATAGAAAGATAATCGTATTTCAAAATAACTTTATAGAATCGGCTAAAAGGGCTCTTCAAAAGGGCGTAACTATTTTTACGGATACCAAGATGGTACTGACAGGCATCAACAAACCCGCCCTCTCAAAAACCGAAAATAAACTTTTATGCCTCATCGATGACGAGAGGGTTTTTAAGATGTCCAAGGAAAACGGAATCACACGCTCTTCGGCAGCCGTAGACCTTGCAGTCCAAGAAGGAGCCAAAGCCTTTGTCATAGGCAATGCCCCGACGGCTCTTTTTAGGCTTTTGGAGCTCTGCGAAGAAAAAAAAGTTTCCCCCGAATTTATAATCGGCGTTCCCGTCGGCTTTGTAGGAGCTGCCGAATCGAAAGAAGCCCTGCGTTCAAGCCCCCTTCCCCAAATCTCTACCGTAGGCACCAAGGGCGGAAGCAATGTCGCCGCCTCTATCATAAATGCCCTGCTTTATATGATGGTAGAAAGGGAGTAA
- a CDS encoding type II toxin-antitoxin system VapC family toxin, translating to MKILLDTHYLLWSFIDTSKISRSVYNKLLADENEIFYSQASLWEISIKFNMGKLSLNGIKPEEFYKELENSFLKCRSFQNDELITFYKLPIEHKDPFDRIMIWQAIQSDYHFLSVDHQITNYKKYGLKILF from the coding sequence ATGAAAATCCTACTAGATACACATTATTTATTATGGTCATTTATTGATACAAGTAAAATATCTCGGTCAGTTTATAATAAACTATTAGCAGATGAAAACGAAATTTTCTATAGTCAGGCTAGTTTATGGGAAATATCAATAAAATTTAATATGGGAAAACTATCTTTAAACGGGATAAAACCTGAAGAATTCTACAAAGAACTAGAAAATAGTTTTTTAAAATGCAGGTCTTTTCAAAATGATGAATTAATTACCTTTTATAAATTACCGATAGAACATAAAGATCCATTTGACAGAATAATGATTTGGCAAGCAATACAGTCTGATTACCATTTTTTGTCTGTTGATCATCAGATTACAAATTATAAAAAATACGGTTTAAAAATTTTGTTCTAA
- a CDS encoding type II toxin-antitoxin system Phd/YefM family antitoxin: MKTLSAATIRTNFSSLLKEVELGKEIGITFGRKKETIAVIVPIEEYKRIKVRKLGTLEGKATVEFSENWAITDEEFINL, from the coding sequence ATGAAAACATTGTCTGCAGCCACAATAAGAACAAATTTCTCTTCACTTTTAAAAGAAGTGGAATTAGGTAAAGAAATCGGGATAACATTCGGCCGAAAAAAAGAAACAATAGCGGTAATTGTTCCAATTGAAGAATATAAGAGAATAAAAGTGAGAAAACTAGGTACATTGGAAGGAAAAGCAACGGTTGAATTTAGTGAGAATTGGGCAATTACAGATGAAGAATTTATTAATTTATGA
- a CDS encoding ABC transporter ATP-binding protein, whose protein sequence is MKKSELIKKLIVFVKPLSGVMTITVILRVLGFIIAAAIPVLGGVGIVSLLDLKIFNVSVSLNFVIIGLIVCAVSRGIFRYGEQLSGHYIAFTLLALIRDKIFTAMRRLAFVKLQKKDSGSLLSIITADIELLEVFYAHTIAPAASAVLYFIFALIIFAKIHIVLSLTVALIYIVIGFFLPLLFAKMDDGAGVEYRKKMSSLNSFFLDSLLGIKEIIFFDKIKERKDDIEKRGEAISGTFKLLKNFEGKTFAITEAALTLCNFLMLGISAFLLVNGKIDFAAFLISNLMLLSGYGPIIAVSGLAVNLQQTFASAERVFSLLEEKPELDEVTDGQNVSFEKVNADNINFRYDDMEVLKDVSISVKKDEIVGLCGKSGSGKSTLLRLIMRFFDPLSGEVKMNGIDIKKINTASLREAVSYITQQTYIFKKSIYENILLANRNASKEEVIEAAKKAAIHDFIMSLPEGYDTKMTELGGNLSSGEKQRLGLARAFLHKAPLLLLDEPTGNLDSLNEALILNSIYQEKKDKGVLIVSHRKSTVNAADKIVYIEKGRVR, encoded by the coding sequence ATGAAAAAAAGCGAACTTATAAAAAAATTGATAGTATTTGTAAAACCTCTTAGCGGTGTTATGACTATAACGGTCATCTTAAGGGTTTTGGGCTTTATCATTGCAGCGGCCATCCCTGTTTTGGGCGGAGTCGGCATTGTTTCTCTTTTAGACTTAAAGATTTTTAATGTTTCGGTTTCCTTGAATTTTGTAATCATAGGTCTCATCGTCTGTGCCGTAAGCCGAGGTATCTTTAGATACGGCGAACAGCTTTCGGGGCACTACATAGCCTTCACCCTTTTGGCTCTGATACGGGATAAAATTTTTACGGCTATGAGAAGACTCGCCTTTGTAAAATTACAAAAAAAGGATTCAGGCAGTCTTTTGTCTATTATAACCGCCGACATAGAATTGCTCGAAGTTTTTTATGCCCACACAATAGCCCCGGCAGCTTCTGCCGTTCTCTACTTTATTTTTGCCTTAATTATCTTTGCTAAAATACACATTGTTTTGAGCCTTACGGTTGCCCTCATCTATATAGTCATCGGCTTCTTCCTTCCGCTCCTCTTCGCTAAGATGGATGACGGGGCCGGTGTAGAATACCGAAAAAAAATGAGCTCCCTTAATTCTTTCTTTTTGGACTCCCTCCTCGGAATAAAGGAGATTATCTTTTTTGACAAGATAAAAGAAAGAAAAGATGATATTGAAAAGAGAGGCGAGGCCATAAGCGGAACCTTTAAGCTCTTAAAAAACTTTGAGGGGAAAACCTTTGCAATTACGGAAGCGGCTCTTACTCTTTGCAATTTTTTAATGCTGGGCATTTCTGCCTTCCTCTTGGTAAACGGAAAAATTGACTTTGCCGCTTTTTTAATTTCCAACCTGATGCTTCTTTCAGGCTACGGCCCGATAATTGCGGTTTCTGGTTTGGCAGTAAACTTGCAGCAAACATTTGCTTCAGCAGAAAGAGTTTTTTCCCTGCTTGAAGAGAAACCGGAACTTGATGAAGTTACAGACGGCCAAAATGTAAGCTTTGAAAAAGTCAATGCCGATAACATCAACTTTAGATATGACGATATGGAAGTTTTAAAGGATGTAAGTATCTCCGTTAAAAAAGATGAGATAGTCGGTCTTTGCGGCAAAAGCGGAAGCGGTAAGAGTACATTGCTCCGCCTAATCATGCGCTTTTTCGATCCACTGTCGGGTGAGGTAAAGATGAACGGCATCGATATTAAAAAGATAAACACGGCAAGTTTACGAGAAGCTGTTTCTTATATTACCCAGCAGACCTATATTTTCAAAAAATCTATTTATGAAAATATTCTTCTTGCAAACAGGAATGCTTCAAAAGAGGAAGTTATCGAAGCTGCAAAAAAAGCTGCAATCCACGATTTTATTATGAGTCTTCCCGAAGGCTATGATACGAAGATGACCGAGCTTGGAGGAAATCTTTCAAGCGGCGAAAAGCAGCGTCTAGGTCTTGCCCGAGCCTTTTTGCACAAGGCTCCTCTTTTGTTACTCGACGAGCCGACCGGAAACTTGGACAGTTTAAACGAGGCCCTCATTTTAAATTCAATATATCAAGAAAAAAAAGACAAAGGCGTTTTAATCGTAAGCCACCGCAAATCCACCGTGAACGCCGCCGATAAAATTGTTTACATTGAAAAGGGAAGGGTAAGGTAG
- a CDS encoding ABC transporter ATP-binding protein/permease: MIHKRLTRSVPKSKKWILLSALSSWISLLCNVVITFVTVRFIFSLYNSSLDKKTVFVLLCAASAALIIRVIAVRKRSYFSYRAGTEVKRTLRSMLYDKFISLKLNYSQYISMAEVTQIGTDGIEQLDSYFGAYLPQFFFSMAAPITLFIILAPINFFAALVLFICVPLIPLSIVAIQKIAKRILKRYLDVYTGLGDSFLDNLRGLITLKAYSDDEAQHSELNAEAENFRRVTMRVLTMQLNSIFVMDTVAYGGTALGTIVSLYQLRAGNLSIEGALLFILLCAEFFLPLRALGSFFHIAMNGITAANRLFELMDVKSDSASVLSEAELEETAKKIKGSQPGSQPDSLQGNLPSLEVKNLNFNYNESKQALKNISLEFLKPGFYGIAGESGSGKSTAAALLMGLQKNYSGEILLSGIEAKKLPDEFRAKYMNLVSTESFLFGASVRENLLIAKPSASDEELMSVLKKVLLDEFILNRNSSGNGNSGLNFYIESGGKNLSGGQVQRFALARALLHDADIYIFDEAVSNIDVESEELILSTLYELSKTKIIIFISHRLANIENADHIYVFEKGEIKEEGTHSSLIEKNGIYARMYLQQKDLEKIRMGVK, from the coding sequence ATGATTCATAAACGCCTGACAAGGTCGGTGCCGAAAAGTAAAAAATGGATATTGCTTTCGGCTCTTTCTTCATGGATTTCTCTATTGTGCAATGTGGTTATAACTTTTGTAACTGTGCGCTTTATTTTCAGCTTATATAATTCTTCGCTTGATAAAAAAACGGTTTTTGTGTTGTTATGCGCAGCTTCAGCGGCCTTGATAATAAGAGTTATTGCCGTCCGTAAGCGTTCTTACTTTTCGTATAGGGCAGGAACCGAGGTTAAAAGAACATTGCGCTCGATGCTCTACGATAAATTTATTTCGTTAAAGCTTAATTATTCTCAGTATATAAGCATGGCCGAGGTTACTCAAATAGGTACTGACGGAATCGAGCAGCTTGATTCTTATTTTGGGGCTTATCTGCCTCAGTTCTTTTTCAGTATGGCGGCACCGATAACTCTTTTTATAATTCTTGCACCGATAAACTTTTTTGCCGCCCTTGTGCTTTTTATCTGTGTGCCCTTAATTCCTCTTTCGATCGTGGCTATTCAAAAGATAGCAAAGCGTATTTTAAAAAGATACCTTGACGTTTATACGGGGCTCGGAGATTCCTTTTTGGATAACCTCCGCGGCCTTATCACATTGAAAGCCTATTCCGACGATGAGGCTCAGCATAGTGAACTAAATGCCGAGGCGGAAAATTTTAGACGGGTAACGATGAGGGTTTTAACCATGCAGCTTAATTCTATCTTTGTGATGGATACCGTTGCATACGGCGGGACTGCCCTCGGTACCATTGTAAGTCTTTATCAGTTAAGAGCCGGAAATCTTTCGATAGAAGGCGCTCTTCTTTTTATTTTGCTATGTGCCGAATTCTTTTTACCTCTGCGTGCCTTGGGCTCGTTCTTTCATATAGCGATGAACGGCATAACCGCAGCGAACCGCCTCTTTGAATTGATGGATGTAAAAAGCGATTCGGCTTCAGTTTTAAGCGAAGCCGAACTTGAAGAAACAGCAAAAAAAATTAAAGGGTCTCAGCCCGGCAGTCAGCCTGATTCTCTACAGGGCAATTTGCCTTCGCTCGAAGTAAAAAATTTAAACTTTAATTATAACGAATCAAAGCAGGCTCTAAAAAATATCTCTCTTGAATTTTTAAAGCCGGGTTTTTACGGCATCGCAGGAGAAAGCGGTTCGGGTAAATCCACTGCGGCTGCCTTACTTATGGGCTTACAAAAAAACTATTCCGGCGAAATTCTCTTATCGGGAATAGAAGCAAAAAAACTCCCCGACGAATTTAGAGCTAAGTATATGAACCTTGTTTCTACCGAAAGCTTTTTATTCGGAGCTTCGGTTAGAGAAAACCTTTTAATAGCGAAGCCTTCTGCAAGCGATGAAGAATTGATGAGCGTATTAAAAAAAGTTCTCTTAGACGAGTTTATTTTAAACAGAAACTCTTCGGGAAACGGTAATTCGGGCTTGAACTTTTATATTGAATCGGGCGGAAAGAATTTGTCGGGCGGACAGGTTCAGCGTTTTGCTCTTGCACGGGCACTCCTCCATGATGCGGACATTTATATTTTTGATGAGGCTGTAAGCAATATCGATGTAGAAAGTGAAGAGCTTATTTTAAGCACTCTTTATGAATTAAGTAAAACCAAAATAATTATTTTTATTTCGCACAGGCTTGCAAACATTGAAAATGCAGACCATATCTATGTATTTGAAAAAGGCGAAATAAAAGAAGAAGGAACTCATTCAAGCCTCATTGAAAAAAATGGCATCTATGCAAGGATGTATTTGCAGCAAAAAGATCTTGAAAAAATACGGATGGGTGTAAAATGA
- a CDS encoding Rpn family recombination-promoting nuclease/putative transposase translates to MKNDTNFKITLRNDYAFKRIFGTEENTDILQDLLECILDILPENIAGLELLDKEFHKEILTEKLGILDIKLRLKDETIINIEIQNRWRGDFPERSVYYWSKMYNESIKQGQDYTNLPKCITINLIGKGFNKNKRLHNKYFVMEKDTKEPLFSKLEIHIINLETAKLLEESNYKDIKTKRLLSWLKFIETDDREVRKMLAQNSKTMKKANAAIEVMEMSPRDKWLYESRMKYQHDMASEKHEGYTEGVYQTKLETAKSLLDLGVAHEVIMQATGLKQDEINNL, encoded by the coding sequence ATGAAAAATGATACAAATTTCAAAATAACCCTACGAAATGATTATGCTTTTAAGCGTATTTTTGGAACTGAGGAAAATACAGACATCCTACAAGATTTGCTGGAATGTATACTCGACATTCTACCTGAAAATATCGCAGGATTAGAACTTTTGGATAAAGAATTTCATAAAGAAATTTTGACCGAAAAACTAGGTATCTTGGATATAAAGTTAAGACTAAAAGACGAAACAATTATAAATATTGAAATACAGAATAGGTGGAGAGGAGATTTTCCTGAAAGAAGCGTATATTATTGGTCAAAAATGTATAACGAAAGTATAAAACAAGGTCAAGACTATACAAATCTTCCGAAATGTATTACAATAAATTTGATAGGAAAAGGCTTTAATAAAAATAAGCGTTTGCACAATAAATATTTCGTTATGGAAAAGGATACAAAAGAGCCTTTATTTTCAAAACTTGAGATTCATATTATAAATCTTGAAACAGCAAAGCTTTTAGAAGAATCAAATTATAAGGACATTAAAACAAAACGCTTATTAAGCTGGCTGAAATTTATTGAAACAGATGATAGGGAGGTAAGAAAGATGTTGGCACAAAATTCCAAAACGATGAAAAAAGCAAATGCAGCTATTGAAGTAATGGAAATGAGTCCTCGAGACAAATGGCTCTACGAATCCCGCATGAAATATCAACACGATATGGCATCAGAAAAACACGAGGGCTATACAGAAGGCGTATATCAAACAAAACTCGAAACAGCAAAGAGCTTACTTGATCTAGGCGTGGCACACGAAGTCATTATGCAAGCCACAGGCTTAAAACAAGACGAAATAAACAATCTTTAA
- a CDS encoding metal ABC transporter ATP-binding protein yields the protein MVKINSLKFKYPNSKKEVLKNINLEVKQGDYISIVGENGCGKSTLLKLILKLLKIQKGEIIIDAKRIGYLPQKKENLNDFPITLFELLNSYRKILKIRESDCALKALERVNLTEYKNSLVGELSGGQLQKLYIARALIGDPDLLILDEPSTGIDVQGQKEIYSFVKDLNVKKGLTVISVDHNLDAAIFNSTKIFHIKNGEGHLCNPKQYTSEFFNPNFVQFKPKGEK from the coding sequence ATGGTAAAAATAAATTCTCTCAAGTTTAAATATCCGAATTCAAAAAAAGAAGTTTTAAAAAATATAAATTTGGAAGTAAAACAAGGCGATTATATTTCGATTGTGGGAGAAAACGGCTGCGGAAAAAGCACCCTCCTAAAGCTGATTTTAAAATTGCTGAAAATACAAAAAGGTGAAATTATTATCGATGCAAAAAGAATCGGCTACCTTCCGCAAAAAAAAGAAAACCTAAACGATTTCCCGATTACGCTTTTTGAACTTTTAAATTCCTATAGAAAAATATTAAAGATACGGGAAAGCGACTGTGCTCTAAAAGCCCTGGAAAGAGTGAATTTAACCGAATACAAAAACAGCCTTGTAGGAGAACTTTCCGGAGGCCAGCTTCAAAAGCTCTACATAGCCCGAGCCCTTATCGGGGATCCCGACCTTTTAATCTTAGATGAACCTTCTACCGGAATAGATGTTCAGGGGCAAAAAGAAATCTATTCTTTTGTAAAAGATTTAAACGTTAAAAAGGGGCTGACCGTCATTTCGGTTGACCATAATTTGGATGCCGCTATTTTTAATTCCACCAAAATATTTCACATAAAAAACGGAGAAGGCCATTTGTGTAATCCCAAACAATATACTTCGGAATTTTTTAATCCGAACTTTGTTCAATTTAAACCAAAGGGGGAAAAATAA
- a CDS encoding metal ABC transporter permease, whose translation MLQYGFMQNAFIVSFFIGILCPSIGLFLVLRRYSLIGDTLSHSSLAGVTLALASGINPILGAFIFTTAAGALIEALRNAFKEYQDLILSIVLSLSVGIAITLISSGTVRANAETYLFGSVLTVSSSDLITVIALSILSLVTLGLMYHKMVYIALDEDIAKIMGVKVRLINYLFSGLTAATIAVSLKIVGMLVLSSMIALPVATALQLKMSFKKTLIFSILISVADIMLGLVLSYHLNVAPGGFTALVSVIVLILTIGINLFLKYVKRNKLSA comes from the coding sequence ATGCTTCAATACGGTTTTATGCAAAATGCCTTTATCGTTTCTTTTTTTATAGGAATCCTTTGTCCTTCAATCGGCTTATTTTTAGTACTCAGAAGATACTCCCTCATAGGGGACACCCTTTCCCACAGCTCCCTTGCAGGCGTTACCCTTGCCCTCGCTTCAGGAATAAACCCCATCCTCGGTGCCTTTATTTTTACGACAGCAGCAGGAGCCCTGATAGAAGCCTTGCGGAATGCTTTTAAAGAATACCAAGATTTAATCCTCTCAATAGTTTTGTCCTTGAGTGTCGGAATCGCTATTACCCTCATAAGCTCAGGAACCGTTAGAGCAAATGCCGAAACCTATTTATTCGGAAGCGTCTTAACCGTTTCTTCTTCGGATCTGATTACCGTGATTGCTTTAAGCATCTTGTCATTGGTTACTCTCGGCCTCATGTATCACAAGATGGTGTACATAGCCCTCGATGAAGATATTGCAAAAATAATGGGAGTTAAGGTCCGCCTTATCAACTACTTGTTTTCAGGTCTAACAGCGGCAACGATAGCCGTTTCATTAAAAATAGTAGGAATGTTGGTTTTAAGCTCGATGATAGCCCTCCCCGTCGCAACGGCTCTTCAATTAAAAATGAGCTTTAAAAAGACATTGATTTTTTCTATTTTGATAAGCGTCGCAGACATCATGCTCGGCTTGGTCTTATCCTATCACCTAAATGTCGCCCCCGGCGGCTTTACAGCCCTCGTGTCGGTCATTGTCTTAATATTGACAATAGGGATAAATTTATTTTTAAAATATGTTAAACGGAATAAGCTGTCTGCATAA